In Pocillopora verrucosa isolate sample1 chromosome 13, ASM3666991v2, whole genome shotgun sequence, one genomic interval encodes:
- the LOC131799058 gene encoding microtubule-associated protein futsch isoform X5 — protein sequence MVKVNSREESSTDTLEIPSPTVPQGGKQMALPSGMDPKRAAAMLERRRVSASVNEIRDLYSALQELVPGNTSSSPQHRAISTDINFESVSSNPTSPNLRRRNAENGAKDAPRSPTSEDESTRVRRLLPVTPDSPANQRKLKPKVIQALDVNANHGLTKGKRSPNMGRRGSSGEVLLSIQTSRLGKPSPNMGRRGSSGEVLLGVRANQVKVPKSPLAMTRWSSHLDIADVCETRSTVPDSPNPLRLDRLVSPERLGRRGSEGGILTPNMDKSDKKFSPLKIKRRGSSGDILSTENIENISNGLTSSTVTSPRSGAALDIDSYPRRGSLMNALTKFSHSFKRKTPPASPQRKEAADAIAAHQTVVDGPVPTKKLPRLESQMDMLLNSLQDLQGTEEVHTNAIDTETPRKHDQRRGSLGTEMQELLGALHELSNMATSSDSDSIGENESRSRRGSELQDRVPVQRESLDQLEAYFTEKLRDATRANASKSPSERSSESEAPHSDREDAELSQVSSEMSSKKISLEIGMADEGVDIVDGPSEVLPMESEVKRSPLMEDREEFASQVNRKLQDWLAKATALSEREKTEPSDNLTTYDSEGAKYDSPDSDESDYNKDKEPKRMRRNLFSKLSLLRRGDKAKFKHRRTKSMHDVTFLGENDCSLQAENSQKAITQTEKKSRRPSVTRSLSMYNVTLPRSKSTKTRQVKEAEDLSQATLNAEKPLKPQSTHVVETHTPVILPNKGSIVTSQVISTSSKDYCSALDAKNLSVASAKRELNKTRHSAGDTNVKLFVQKKRLRRLPTNLPFFYTPEAADTRSCNTDTKKPPRKTDAQIKTKQLANNPPMEEIFYNEKKSDSRKLKKACSNTLSCPRILVNESTHYFFGTTQENGHGDSDKGTLFYQGSSQSPLRRFPSVDSFLNYTKDLQGCEEPRANGSCNYGHELGADDATRKNLFRGQSPCPSSPSQVWGIEFTI from the exons AGATCCCGTCTCCTACAGTCCCTCAAGGTGGAAAACAAATGGCACTGCCGTCAGGAATGGATCCCAAGCGTGCCGCCGCCATGTTGGAAAGGCGCCGCGTATCTGCATCTGTCAATGAAATACGGGATTTATACAGCGCTTTGCAAGAACTTGTCCCGGGCAATACATCATCTTCACCTCAACATCGGGCAATTTCAAcagatattaattttgaaagtgtttcaTCGAATCCCACCTCTCCTAACTTGAGGAGAAGAAATGCTGAAAATGGTGCAAAAGACGCGCCTCGATCCCCGACAAGCGAGGATGAATCAACACGAGTTAGAAGGCTTCTTCCGGTGACCCCTGACTCACCAGCCAATCAACGCAAGTTAAAACCTAAGGTCATTCAAGCTCTTGACGTAAATGCTAATCATGGTTTAACCAAAGGAAAACGTTCCCCTAATATGGGCAGGCGAGGGTCCAGTGGTGAGGTACTATTGAGCATACAAACCAGTAGACTGGGAAAACCATCGCCTAATATGGGAAGGCGAGGATCAAGTGGTGAAGTCCTTCTAGGCGTGCGAGCCAATCAGGTTAAGGTACCCAAAAGTCCTTTAGCAATGACAAGATGGTCTTCACACCTTGATATCGCTGATGTCTGTGAAACCAGGTCAACGGTTCCAGACTCACCAAATCCACTCAGATTGGACAGACTTGTCAGTCCAGAACGGCTTGGTAGGCGTGGATCAGAGGGAGGCATTTTGACCCCAAATATGGACAAAAGCGATAAAAAGTTTAGTCCCCTTAAAATCAAGAGAAGGGGCTCAAGTGGTGATATCCTCAGCACGGAAAACATAGAGAATATATCCAACGGCCTTACGAGTAGTACTGTTACGTCACCACGAAGTGGCGCTGCGTTGGACATTGACTCGTACCCAAGACGAGGCTCCCTGATGAATGCACTTACTAAGTTTTCGCattcctttaaaagaaaaacccCGCCAGCAAGTCCACAGCGTAAAGAGGCTGCAGATGCAATCGCAGCTCACCAGACAGTCGTTGATGGGCCTGTGCCGACCAAAAAGTTACCCAGACTGGAGAGTCAAATGGATATGTTGTTGAATTCCCTGCAAGATTTGCAAGGAACAGAAGAGGTGCATACGAATGCAATTGACACAGAGACCCCAAGGAAACACGATCAACGTCGAGGAAGCCTGGGCACTGAGATGCAGGAACTCCTTGGAGCCCTACATGAACTTTCTAACATGGCAACAAGCTCAGACTCAGACTCTATCGGTGAAAACGAGTCGAGGTCGAGGCGTGGGTCTGAGTTACAAGATCGAGTGCCGGTCCAAAGGGAATCACTTGATCAACTGGAGGCTTATTTCACAGAAAAGTTACGAGACGCAACTCGGGCTAATGCTTCAAAATCACCTTCTGAGCGGTCTTCTGAAAGTGAAGCCCCGCACTCGGATAGAGAAGATGCTGAATTGAGCCAAGTATCGTCCGAAATGTCCAGCAAGAAAATTTCTCTAGAAATAGGGATGGCCGATGAGGGAGTCGACATCGTTGATGGCCCCTCCGAAGTTCTACCGATGGAGTCCGAAGTTAAACGGAGTCCTCTGATGGAGGACCGTGAAGAATTTGCTAGCCAGGTAAACAGAAAACTCCAGGATTGGCTAGCAAAGGCAACTGCAttatcagaaagagaaaaaacggAACCAAGCGACAACTTAACGACGTATGATAGTGAAGGGGCAAAGTATGATTCCCCCGATTCCGACGAAAGTGACTACAACAAAGACAAAGAACCAAAGCGAATGCGACGGAACCTCTTCTCTAAGTTGTCACTTCTTCGCCGTGGTGACAAAGCCAAGTTCAAGCATCGCAGGACAAAATCTATGCATGATGTTACCTTTTTAGGTGAAAACGACTGTTCCCTTCAAGCTGAAAATTCTCAAAAGGCGATCACACAGACTGAAAAAAAGTCTCGGCGTCCAAGTGTGACCCGTTCACTGTCCATGTACAATGTTACGCTTCCGCGAAGTAAAAGCACTAAAACCCGACAAGTCAAAGAAGCTGAAGACTTATCACAGGCTACTCTTAATGCTGAAAAACCGCTCAAGCCACAGAGTACGCACGTTGTGGAAACACATACACCCGTAATATTGCCAAACAAAGGAAGCATTGTAACGTCGCAAGTGATTTCAACCTCCAGTAAAGATTATTGCAGTGCCCTTGATGCTAAAAATCTTTCGGTGGCTTCGGCAAAACGTGAACTTAATAAAACCAGACATAGTGCAGGGGATACAAATGTAAAACTGTTTGTACAAAAAAAACGATTGCGTCGATTGCCTACTAACTTGCCATTCTTTTATACGCCAGAGGCGGCTGATACTCGTTCCTGTAACACTGACACAAAGAAGCCTCCGAGAAAAACTGACGctcaaattaaaactaaacagTTAGCAAACAATCCTCCAATGGAAGAAATTTTCTACAATGAGAAGAAAAGTGActcaagaaaattgaaaaaggcCTGCAGCAATACACTGTCCTGTCCGCGTATTCTCGTAAACGAGAGCACACATTATTTTTTTGGAACGACTCAAGAAAATGGACATGGTGATAGCGACAAAGGTACACTGTTTTATCAAGGCTCATCCCAGTCTCCTTTGCGACGCTTTCCATCAGTTGACAGTTTCTTAAACTATACCAAAGATCTGCAAGGATGCGAGGAGCCTCGGGCGAATGGGTCTTGTAATTATGGACACGAGTTAGGAGCCGATGATGCAACAAGGAAGAATCTTTTCAGAG GTCAGTCACCATGCCCTTCTTCACCATCTCAAGTCTGGGGAATAGAATTCACCatctaa
- the LOC131799058 gene encoding microtubule-associated protein futsch isoform X4, translating to MSAILFFMTTNSNKEKGGKSSMVKVNSREESSTDTLEIPSPTVPQGGKQMALPSGMDPKRAAAMLERRRVSASVNEIRDLYSALQELVPGNTSSSPQHRAISTDINFESVSSNPTSPNLRRRNAENGAKDAPRSPTSEDESTRVRRLLPVTPDSPANQRKLKPKVIQALDVNANHGLTKGKRSPNMGRRGSSGEVLLSIQTSRLGKPSPNMGRRGSSGEVLLGVRANQVKVPKSPLAMTRWSSHLDIADVCETRSTVPDSPNPLRLDRLVSPERLGRRGSEGGILTPNMDKSDKKFSPLKIKRRGSSGDILSTENIENISNGLTSSTVTSPRSGAALDIDSYPRRGSLMNALTKFSHSFKRKTPPASPQRKEAADAIAAHQTVVDGPVPTKKLPRLESQMDMLLNSLQDLQGTEEVHTNAIDTETPRKHDQRRGSLGTEMQELLGALHELSNMATSSDSDSIGENESRSRRGSELQDRVPVQRESLDQLEAYFTEKLRDATRANASKSPSERSSESEAPHSDREDAELSQVSSEMSSKKISLEIGMADEGVDIVDGPSEVLPMESEVKRSPLMEDREEFASQVNRKLQDWLAKATALSEREKTEPSDNLTTYDSEGAKYDSPDSDESDYNKDKEPKRMRRNLFSKLSLLRRGDKAKFKHRRTKSMHDVTFLGENDCSLQAENSQKAITQTEKKSRRPSVTRSLSMYNVTLPRSKSTKTRQVKEAEDLSQATLNAEKPLKPQSTHVVETHTPVILPNKGSIVTSQVISTSSKDYCSALDAKNLSVASAKRELNKTRHSAGDTNVKLFVQKKRLRRLPTNLPFFYTPEAADTRSCNTDTKKPPRKTDAQIKTKQLANNPPMEEIFYNEKKSDSRKLKKACSNTLSCPRILVNESTHYFFGTTQENGHGDSDKGTLFYQGSSQSPLRRFPSVDSFLNYTKDLQGCEEPRANGSCNYGHELGADDATRKNLFRGQSPCPSSPSQVWGIEFTI from the exons AGATCCCGTCTCCTACAGTCCCTCAAGGTGGAAAACAAATGGCACTGCCGTCAGGAATGGATCCCAAGCGTGCCGCCGCCATGTTGGAAAGGCGCCGCGTATCTGCATCTGTCAATGAAATACGGGATTTATACAGCGCTTTGCAAGAACTTGTCCCGGGCAATACATCATCTTCACCTCAACATCGGGCAATTTCAAcagatattaattttgaaagtgtttcaTCGAATCCCACCTCTCCTAACTTGAGGAGAAGAAATGCTGAAAATGGTGCAAAAGACGCGCCTCGATCCCCGACAAGCGAGGATGAATCAACACGAGTTAGAAGGCTTCTTCCGGTGACCCCTGACTCACCAGCCAATCAACGCAAGTTAAAACCTAAGGTCATTCAAGCTCTTGACGTAAATGCTAATCATGGTTTAACCAAAGGAAAACGTTCCCCTAATATGGGCAGGCGAGGGTCCAGTGGTGAGGTACTATTGAGCATACAAACCAGTAGACTGGGAAAACCATCGCCTAATATGGGAAGGCGAGGATCAAGTGGTGAAGTCCTTCTAGGCGTGCGAGCCAATCAGGTTAAGGTACCCAAAAGTCCTTTAGCAATGACAAGATGGTCTTCACACCTTGATATCGCTGATGTCTGTGAAACCAGGTCAACGGTTCCAGACTCACCAAATCCACTCAGATTGGACAGACTTGTCAGTCCAGAACGGCTTGGTAGGCGTGGATCAGAGGGAGGCATTTTGACCCCAAATATGGACAAAAGCGATAAAAAGTTTAGTCCCCTTAAAATCAAGAGAAGGGGCTCAAGTGGTGATATCCTCAGCACGGAAAACATAGAGAATATATCCAACGGCCTTACGAGTAGTACTGTTACGTCACCACGAAGTGGCGCTGCGTTGGACATTGACTCGTACCCAAGACGAGGCTCCCTGATGAATGCACTTACTAAGTTTTCGCattcctttaaaagaaaaacccCGCCAGCAAGTCCACAGCGTAAAGAGGCTGCAGATGCAATCGCAGCTCACCAGACAGTCGTTGATGGGCCTGTGCCGACCAAAAAGTTACCCAGACTGGAGAGTCAAATGGATATGTTGTTGAATTCCCTGCAAGATTTGCAAGGAACAGAAGAGGTGCATACGAATGCAATTGACACAGAGACCCCAAGGAAACACGATCAACGTCGAGGAAGCCTGGGCACTGAGATGCAGGAACTCCTTGGAGCCCTACATGAACTTTCTAACATGGCAACAAGCTCAGACTCAGACTCTATCGGTGAAAACGAGTCGAGGTCGAGGCGTGGGTCTGAGTTACAAGATCGAGTGCCGGTCCAAAGGGAATCACTTGATCAACTGGAGGCTTATTTCACAGAAAAGTTACGAGACGCAACTCGGGCTAATGCTTCAAAATCACCTTCTGAGCGGTCTTCTGAAAGTGAAGCCCCGCACTCGGATAGAGAAGATGCTGAATTGAGCCAAGTATCGTCCGAAATGTCCAGCAAGAAAATTTCTCTAGAAATAGGGATGGCCGATGAGGGAGTCGACATCGTTGATGGCCCCTCCGAAGTTCTACCGATGGAGTCCGAAGTTAAACGGAGTCCTCTGATGGAGGACCGTGAAGAATTTGCTAGCCAGGTAAACAGAAAACTCCAGGATTGGCTAGCAAAGGCAACTGCAttatcagaaagagaaaaaacggAACCAAGCGACAACTTAACGACGTATGATAGTGAAGGGGCAAAGTATGATTCCCCCGATTCCGACGAAAGTGACTACAACAAAGACAAAGAACCAAAGCGAATGCGACGGAACCTCTTCTCTAAGTTGTCACTTCTTCGCCGTGGTGACAAAGCCAAGTTCAAGCATCGCAGGACAAAATCTATGCATGATGTTACCTTTTTAGGTGAAAACGACTGTTCCCTTCAAGCTGAAAATTCTCAAAAGGCGATCACACAGACTGAAAAAAAGTCTCGGCGTCCAAGTGTGACCCGTTCACTGTCCATGTACAATGTTACGCTTCCGCGAAGTAAAAGCACTAAAACCCGACAAGTCAAAGAAGCTGAAGACTTATCACAGGCTACTCTTAATGCTGAAAAACCGCTCAAGCCACAGAGTACGCACGTTGTGGAAACACATACACCCGTAATATTGCCAAACAAAGGAAGCATTGTAACGTCGCAAGTGATTTCAACCTCCAGTAAAGATTATTGCAGTGCCCTTGATGCTAAAAATCTTTCGGTGGCTTCGGCAAAACGTGAACTTAATAAAACCAGACATAGTGCAGGGGATACAAATGTAAAACTGTTTGTACAAAAAAAACGATTGCGTCGATTGCCTACTAACTTGCCATTCTTTTATACGCCAGAGGCGGCTGATACTCGTTCCTGTAACACTGACACAAAGAAGCCTCCGAGAAAAACTGACGctcaaattaaaactaaacagTTAGCAAACAATCCTCCAATGGAAGAAATTTTCTACAATGAGAAGAAAAGTGActcaagaaaattgaaaaaggcCTGCAGCAATACACTGTCCTGTCCGCGTATTCTCGTAAACGAGAGCACACATTATTTTTTTGGAACGACTCAAGAAAATGGACATGGTGATAGCGACAAAGGTACACTGTTTTATCAAGGCTCATCCCAGTCTCCTTTGCGACGCTTTCCATCAGTTGACAGTTTCTTAAACTATACCAAAGATCTGCAAGGATGCGAGGAGCCTCGGGCGAATGGGTCTTGTAATTATGGACACGAGTTAGGAGCCGATGATGCAACAAGGAAGAATCTTTTCAGAG GTCAGTCACCATGCCCTTCTTCACCATCTCAAGTCTGGGGAATAGAATTCACCatctaa
- the LOC131799058 gene encoding microtubule-associated protein futsch isoform X1 — protein sequence MFGCDKSHSDDCQTTQENLNQTRTFRTKAYYTNSNKEKGGKSSMVKVNSREESSTDTLEIPSPTVPQGGKQMALPSGMDPKRAAAMLERRRVSASVNEIRDLYSALQELVPGNTSSSPQHRAISTDINFESVSSNPTSPNLRRRNAENGAKDAPRSPTSEDESTRVRRLLPVTPDSPANQRKLKPKVIQALDVNANHGLTKGKRSPNMGRRGSSGEVLLSIQTSRLGKPSPNMGRRGSSGEVLLGVRANQVKVPKSPLAMTRWSSHLDIADVCETRSTVPDSPNPLRLDRLVSPERLGRRGSEGGILTPNMDKSDKKFSPLKIKRRGSSGDILSTENIENISNGLTSSTVTSPRSGAALDIDSYPRRGSLMNALTKFSHSFKRKTPPASPQRKEAADAIAAHQTVVDGPVPTKKLPRLESQMDMLLNSLQDLQGTEEVHTNAIDTETPRKHDQRRGSLGTEMQELLGALHELSNMATSSDSDSIGENESRSRRGSELQDRVPVQRESLDQLEAYFTEKLRDATRANASKSPSERSSESEAPHSDREDAELSQVSSEMSSKKISLEIGMADEGVDIVDGPSEVLPMESEVKRSPLMEDREEFASQVNRKLQDWLAKATALSEREKTEPSDNLTTYDSEGAKYDSPDSDESDYNKDKEPKRMRRNLFSKLSLLRRGDKAKFKHRRTKSMHDVTFLGENDCSLQAENSQKAITQTEKKSRRPSVTRSLSMYNVTLPRSKSTKTRQVKEAEDLSQATLNAEKPLKPQSTHVVETHTPVILPNKGSIVTSQVISTSSKDYCSALDAKNLSVASAKRELNKTRHSAGDTNVKLFVQKKRLRRLPTNLPFFYTPEAADTRSCNTDTKKPPRKTDAQIKTKQLANNPPMEEIFYNEKKSDSRKLKKACSNTLSCPRILVNESTHYFFGTTQENGHGDSDKGTLFYQGSSQSPLRRFPSVDSFLNYTKDLQGCEEPRANGSCNYGHELGADDATRKNLFRGQSPCPSSPSQVWGIEFTI from the exons AGATCCCGTCTCCTACAGTCCCTCAAGGTGGAAAACAAATGGCACTGCCGTCAGGAATGGATCCCAAGCGTGCCGCCGCCATGTTGGAAAGGCGCCGCGTATCTGCATCTGTCAATGAAATACGGGATTTATACAGCGCTTTGCAAGAACTTGTCCCGGGCAATACATCATCTTCACCTCAACATCGGGCAATTTCAAcagatattaattttgaaagtgtttcaTCGAATCCCACCTCTCCTAACTTGAGGAGAAGAAATGCTGAAAATGGTGCAAAAGACGCGCCTCGATCCCCGACAAGCGAGGATGAATCAACACGAGTTAGAAGGCTTCTTCCGGTGACCCCTGACTCACCAGCCAATCAACGCAAGTTAAAACCTAAGGTCATTCAAGCTCTTGACGTAAATGCTAATCATGGTTTAACCAAAGGAAAACGTTCCCCTAATATGGGCAGGCGAGGGTCCAGTGGTGAGGTACTATTGAGCATACAAACCAGTAGACTGGGAAAACCATCGCCTAATATGGGAAGGCGAGGATCAAGTGGTGAAGTCCTTCTAGGCGTGCGAGCCAATCAGGTTAAGGTACCCAAAAGTCCTTTAGCAATGACAAGATGGTCTTCACACCTTGATATCGCTGATGTCTGTGAAACCAGGTCAACGGTTCCAGACTCACCAAATCCACTCAGATTGGACAGACTTGTCAGTCCAGAACGGCTTGGTAGGCGTGGATCAGAGGGAGGCATTTTGACCCCAAATATGGACAAAAGCGATAAAAAGTTTAGTCCCCTTAAAATCAAGAGAAGGGGCTCAAGTGGTGATATCCTCAGCACGGAAAACATAGAGAATATATCCAACGGCCTTACGAGTAGTACTGTTACGTCACCACGAAGTGGCGCTGCGTTGGACATTGACTCGTACCCAAGACGAGGCTCCCTGATGAATGCACTTACTAAGTTTTCGCattcctttaaaagaaaaacccCGCCAGCAAGTCCACAGCGTAAAGAGGCTGCAGATGCAATCGCAGCTCACCAGACAGTCGTTGATGGGCCTGTGCCGACCAAAAAGTTACCCAGACTGGAGAGTCAAATGGATATGTTGTTGAATTCCCTGCAAGATTTGCAAGGAACAGAAGAGGTGCATACGAATGCAATTGACACAGAGACCCCAAGGAAACACGATCAACGTCGAGGAAGCCTGGGCACTGAGATGCAGGAACTCCTTGGAGCCCTACATGAACTTTCTAACATGGCAACAAGCTCAGACTCAGACTCTATCGGTGAAAACGAGTCGAGGTCGAGGCGTGGGTCTGAGTTACAAGATCGAGTGCCGGTCCAAAGGGAATCACTTGATCAACTGGAGGCTTATTTCACAGAAAAGTTACGAGACGCAACTCGGGCTAATGCTTCAAAATCACCTTCTGAGCGGTCTTCTGAAAGTGAAGCCCCGCACTCGGATAGAGAAGATGCTGAATTGAGCCAAGTATCGTCCGAAATGTCCAGCAAGAAAATTTCTCTAGAAATAGGGATGGCCGATGAGGGAGTCGACATCGTTGATGGCCCCTCCGAAGTTCTACCGATGGAGTCCGAAGTTAAACGGAGTCCTCTGATGGAGGACCGTGAAGAATTTGCTAGCCAGGTAAACAGAAAACTCCAGGATTGGCTAGCAAAGGCAACTGCAttatcagaaagagaaaaaacggAACCAAGCGACAACTTAACGACGTATGATAGTGAAGGGGCAAAGTATGATTCCCCCGATTCCGACGAAAGTGACTACAACAAAGACAAAGAACCAAAGCGAATGCGACGGAACCTCTTCTCTAAGTTGTCACTTCTTCGCCGTGGTGACAAAGCCAAGTTCAAGCATCGCAGGACAAAATCTATGCATGATGTTACCTTTTTAGGTGAAAACGACTGTTCCCTTCAAGCTGAAAATTCTCAAAAGGCGATCACACAGACTGAAAAAAAGTCTCGGCGTCCAAGTGTGACCCGTTCACTGTCCATGTACAATGTTACGCTTCCGCGAAGTAAAAGCACTAAAACCCGACAAGTCAAAGAAGCTGAAGACTTATCACAGGCTACTCTTAATGCTGAAAAACCGCTCAAGCCACAGAGTACGCACGTTGTGGAAACACATACACCCGTAATATTGCCAAACAAAGGAAGCATTGTAACGTCGCAAGTGATTTCAACCTCCAGTAAAGATTATTGCAGTGCCCTTGATGCTAAAAATCTTTCGGTGGCTTCGGCAAAACGTGAACTTAATAAAACCAGACATAGTGCAGGGGATACAAATGTAAAACTGTTTGTACAAAAAAAACGATTGCGTCGATTGCCTACTAACTTGCCATTCTTTTATACGCCAGAGGCGGCTGATACTCGTTCCTGTAACACTGACACAAAGAAGCCTCCGAGAAAAACTGACGctcaaattaaaactaaacagTTAGCAAACAATCCTCCAATGGAAGAAATTTTCTACAATGAGAAGAAAAGTGActcaagaaaattgaaaaaggcCTGCAGCAATACACTGTCCTGTCCGCGTATTCTCGTAAACGAGAGCACACATTATTTTTTTGGAACGACTCAAGAAAATGGACATGGTGATAGCGACAAAGGTACACTGTTTTATCAAGGCTCATCCCAGTCTCCTTTGCGACGCTTTCCATCAGTTGACAGTTTCTTAAACTATACCAAAGATCTGCAAGGATGCGAGGAGCCTCGGGCGAATGGGTCTTGTAATTATGGACACGAGTTAGGAGCCGATGATGCAACAAGGAAGAATCTTTTCAGAG GTCAGTCACCATGCCCTTCTTCACCATCTCAAGTCTGGGGAATAGAATTCACCatctaa